The Methanobrevibacter olleyae region AGTTCCTCCTGGAAAGCTTTTAGTTCCTCTTCAACCTCTACATCAAGATCAGAGCTAAGATATTCAATATTCATCTTAGCACCAACTTTAGCTGCAGCATGATGCAAGGACTCCCTTATACTAATATAGGCATCTTCTAATTCAACATATTTTCCTACAATACCAATTGTAACAACCGGATCTTGTATTTTAAGGGAATTAACAATTTCTTCCCATTCCTTAAGAGTGTTTTTATCATTTTCAAAATCAATTCCTAAATTAATTCTATCAGAAATAAATTGACCGGCATTTTCTCTGTCTAAAACTAAAGGAACTTCATAAATGGATTGAGCATCAGGAGTGTTTACAACGGCTTTAGGTTCTACATCACAGAAGTGAGCAATTTTCTTTTTCAAGTCATCATCAATAGGTTCTTGACTTCTTAAAACGATCATAGTAGGATTTATACCCATACTTCTAAGTTCCTTTGTAGAGTGTTGAGTTGGTTTTGTCTTAAATTCACCAGCAGCATTTAAGTAAGGAACAAAGGTTACATGTACAAACATAAGATTTTCAGAGCCTTCTTCATTTCTCAATTGTCTTAATGCCTCTAAGAATGGCTGGCTTTCAATATCACCTACAGTACCACCTAATTCTACCAAAACAACATCATAATCATCCTTAGCAGAAATTTCACGTACCATCTCTTTAATTTCATTAGTGATATGCGGGATAATCTGAACACAAGCACCTAAGAAATCCCCATTTCTTTCTTTAGTAATAACTGATTGGTAGACCTTACCAGTAGTAATGTTTGATATACCTGGAAGTTCTACATCTAAGAACCTTTCATAGTGACCTAGATCAAGGTCAGTTTCCATACCGTCATAGGTTACAAATACCTCTCCATGCTGATATGGGTTTAAAGTACCAGAGTCCCAGTTTAAATATGGGTCAATCTTAATAGCTGCAACTTTTAAGCCGTAAGAACGTAATATGCGGCCAATGGATGCAGAAGTAATTCCTTTTCCTATTGAACTAACTACTCCACCAGTTATTATAATATATTTAGTCAGACAAATCCACTCCTAATTTAATAAAATTTTTTATTAATACAATTTTAGCTTATTTTAAACTAAGAAAATTAAATTAAAATTATAAAAATAAATACCCATTAAACTATTAGTTTAATTTATTATATAAAATTAAGTATTCATTTATAAATGAACCTATTTATTATAATTTATAATATTTTTTTAATAATTTAAAA contains the following coding sequences:
- the pyrG gene encoding glutamine hydrolyzing CTP synthase, which gives rise to MGKGITSASIGRILRSYGLKVAAIKIDPYLNWDSGTLNPYQHGEVFVTYDGMETDLDLGHYERFLDVELPGISNITTGKVYQSVITKERNGDFLGACVQIIPHITNEIKEMVREISAKDDYDVVLVELGGTVGDIESQPFLEALRQLRNEEGSENLMFVHVTFVPYLNAAGEFKTKPTQHSTKELRSMGINPTMIVLRSQEPIDDDLKKKIAHFCDVEPKAVVNTPDAQSIYEVPLVLDRENAGQFISDRINLGIDFENDKNTLKEWEEIVNSLKIQDPVVTIGIVGKYVELEDAYISIRESLHHAAAKVGAKMNIEYLSSDLDVEVEEELKAFQEELSKFDGVLIPGGFGERGVEGKLQAVDYALENEIPIFGICLGMHSMVIQFARRIGMEDANSTEFNKETKYPVIDMMEKQKRIKKMGGTMRLGAYDCKLIDGTKTKEAYGEELIQERHRHRFEYNNEYRDALQEKGLMISGTSPDDFLVEIVELPDHPWFVGCQFHPEFKSRPDNAHPLFASFVKAAFDNK